A section of the Polyangium spumosum genome encodes:
- a CDS encoding sigma-70 family RNA polymerase sigma factor, with product MDVRDRDRLAILTTHQDAIDAQLRKKNIPANDVPDLRQEVYRRALKYLSKREITDAVKGLLLRTADSVAADYWNERGIERRGAPKLAEDDVAPSNPEHEYNEREIRKHLTEILEHCEPRGRAVIWARFAQNMTLDQIAKTMGMPKSTAHDLSERTLAELAEEFRRRGITRRMVLPLVERTGEHGGPALPPGGTDKGEAPVSFAAPVAPSVRPPGRWSRPVLYVTSGAALGGLIVYLLMHSAAPLARLSPIIVTVAAEGRPSVQGGILGVDRPLVCPEVVAAPSPASPPPPSGPGQPEIRAKNRHLARAILAAEERGDCETANKLRRELTGAFAAAFELRGACKPTP from the coding sequence ATGGATGTACGTGACCGGGATCGGCTGGCCATTCTGACGACCCATCAAGACGCGATCGACGCGCAGCTACGAAAGAAGAACATCCCGGCGAATGACGTGCCAGACCTACGACAGGAGGTCTACCGCCGCGCGCTGAAGTACCTCTCCAAGCGAGAGATCACGGATGCCGTAAAGGGCCTCTTGCTCCGGACGGCGGACAGCGTCGCGGCCGATTACTGGAACGAGCGCGGCATCGAGCGCCGTGGTGCGCCGAAGCTCGCGGAGGACGACGTCGCGCCTTCGAACCCCGAGCACGAGTACAACGAGCGCGAGATCCGCAAGCACCTGACCGAGATCCTCGAGCACTGCGAACCCCGCGGCCGCGCCGTTATCTGGGCGCGTTTCGCCCAGAACATGACGCTCGATCAGATCGCGAAGACGATGGGGATGCCGAAGAGCACGGCACACGACCTGAGCGAACGCACGCTCGCCGAGCTCGCGGAGGAGTTCAGAAGGCGCGGGATCACGCGCCGCATGGTCCTTCCCCTCGTCGAGAGGACGGGCGAGCACGGAGGGCCAGCCTTGCCGCCCGGAGGGACCGACAAGGGCGAGGCGCCCGTCTCCTTCGCCGCGCCCGTTGCGCCCTCGGTTCGCCCCCCGGGCCGCTGGAGTAGGCCCGTCCTCTACGTGACCAGCGGCGCGGCCCTTGGCGGGCTCATCGTGTACCTCTTGATGCACTCCGCCGCGCCGCTCGCGAGGCTCTCGCCTATCATCGTCACCGTGGCCGCCGAGGGGCGACCCAGCGTCCAGGGGGGCATCCTTGGGGTGGATCGCCCGCTCGTCTGCCCAGAGGTCGTCGCCGCGCCCAGCCCCGCCTCGCCGCCGCCCCCGAGCGGACCGGGCCAGCCCGAGATCAGGGCGAAGAACCGCCACCTCGCGCGCGCCATCCTGGCGGCCGAGGAGCGGGGGGACTGCGAAACCGCGAACAAGCTCCGCCGCGAGCTCACGGGCGCCTTTGCCGCGGCCTTCGAGCTCCGCGGCGCCTGCAAGCCTACACCGTAG
- a CDS encoding baseplate J/gp47 family protein translates to MGAPSLAALLRARRKDVIFEDLLEKAHGLGLRARGWDSKRIGRVLLEIEAQTVEAWEAARIAITRGGYLGDDENGPFGAWLDLVALGWFQELRREAIPTEGRMVLTEFADDSLHVIQPGELAAVFGPDLADPLRYVNVDGGTLPKGGSLSLTFRAEAPGARYNVPPSTISFLNTPLQGVRISNPADPATGTWITRAGADEESDPSLRAKCRDKWGSLGAGGNLAAVRYRIRKAAELFGLSVSRFRVRDDNPNGPGSVDVYLANPAGPASAAEVKAVRGYLAGLKAVGTGPLRCFSATLLEVPIVAGLRNPTNPHAVTEAIGRLVALQSDYPLGEALYRARLIEELVDVASGTVDVRLVSPARDVLPKATDAIVFVPQLTLL, encoded by the coding sequence ATGGGCGCGCCGTCGCTCGCGGCGCTGCTTCGCGCTCGCCGAAAGGACGTCATCTTCGAGGATCTGCTCGAAAAGGCCCACGGGCTTGGGTTGCGTGCGCGCGGCTGGGACTCGAAGCGAATCGGGCGCGTGCTCCTCGAAATCGAGGCGCAAACGGTCGAGGCATGGGAAGCGGCGAGGATCGCAATCACGCGCGGCGGATACCTCGGCGACGACGAAAACGGTCCGTTCGGCGCGTGGCTCGATCTCGTGGCGCTCGGCTGGTTTCAAGAGCTGCGGCGCGAGGCCATTCCGACCGAGGGGCGGATGGTCTTGACCGAGTTTGCCGACGACTCGCTGCACGTCATCCAACCGGGCGAGCTCGCGGCGGTCTTCGGGCCCGATCTCGCCGATCCTCTCCGGTACGTGAACGTTGACGGCGGGACGCTGCCGAAAGGCGGTAGCCTCTCGCTCACCTTTCGCGCCGAGGCGCCCGGCGCGCGGTACAACGTTCCTCCGTCGACCATTTCCTTTCTGAATACGCCGCTCCAAGGGGTCCGCATCTCGAATCCCGCCGATCCCGCAACGGGGACATGGATCACCCGGGCCGGCGCGGACGAAGAAAGCGATCCGAGCCTCCGCGCGAAGTGCCGGGACAAGTGGGGATCGCTCGGCGCAGGAGGAAACCTCGCGGCCGTCCGGTACCGCATCCGCAAGGCGGCCGAGCTCTTCGGACTCTCCGTCTCGCGGTTCCGCGTCCGTGACGATAACCCGAACGGGCCCGGGAGCGTGGACGTCTACCTCGCGAATCCAGCCGGGCCGGCGTCGGCGGCCGAGGTGAAGGCGGTTCGGGGCTACCTCGCGGGGCTGAAGGCCGTGGGGACGGGGCCGCTCCGGTGCTTCTCGGCAACGCTGCTCGAGGTGCCGATCGTCGCGGGCCTGCGAAACCCGACGAATCCGCACGCGGTAACGGAAGCGATCGGGCGGCTCGTCGCGCTGCAATCGGATTACCCTCTCGGCGAGGCCCTCTACCGCGCGCGGCTGATCGAAGAACTCGTCGACGTCGCCAGCGGAACGGTGGACGTGCGGCTCGTGTCGCCCGCGCGGGACGTGCTGCCAAAGGCGACGGACGCGATCGTCTTCGTCCCTCAACTCACGCTGCTTTAA
- a CDS encoding tape measure protein: MSADRAEEAARERSAAAARAQSSAERQAERLGEKAARQRAAAERAEATAKKRAASAERARSSANKARNKAEEAAAKQAEKAKKRAEKEEKRRAKALPPGISKTEARLLDSVRKFNPAQERREAMLERQLRKMREGARVGVDDDGGGGGGFGGGRAAAIAALAAAGTAVASGAARAAFDLGSAAVDAAAFREDTTRALAILRRSKGDADQVLMTAIRTADFIGQGRRDTLAQFTGLLGHFKDAGLVDRIVRSIADLGTVNPEANVDSIVRAMGKIQAQGYLQGDELNMLTEAGLAADKVYGKLAERLGKSTDEVRRMQGAGQLKAADVIEAILAAINELSGGRAAGLAARAKSLEDITGILGRLHAMPGNLMMDLDVTPGMRSFKSFMGGILDTLDPSGPQWGRITGVLGKVLNNTFGGIFADQDPGKFIDRLVTKMEQAEPIISAAVSGFRTGLGGVLGIFEKLDAMNAGPFGELSKLLGLDDVPWIERVAKGVGLIAGVAGVAVGLVGMLAAKWASFVGSVYAGILASYGYVVHFAEQVGGLLSGEGLAEAGRSAGTAIVDGLVGGIRSGALAVATAVKAMAGGAITTAEKTFGVASPSRVFLGIGHNVASGAELGITGGAGRVIRAAETMALAATRAANDNVVTPKAAGLGGSGGASSAGGRPVGQAAQFGGERVVMNFAPGSIQIVIQGSATERDGEAVARGLWAELQRIAEEGA; the protein is encoded by the coding sequence GTGAGCGCGGATCGGGCCGAGGAAGCGGCGCGGGAGCGTTCTGCGGCTGCGGCGCGGGCGCAGTCGTCCGCGGAACGGCAAGCGGAACGGCTCGGGGAGAAAGCCGCGAGGCAACGGGCAGCGGCGGAGCGCGCGGAAGCGACGGCGAAGAAGCGCGCGGCTTCCGCGGAGCGTGCTCGATCCTCGGCGAACAAGGCCAGGAACAAGGCGGAAGAGGCCGCAGCAAAACAGGCGGAGAAGGCCAAGAAGCGGGCCGAGAAGGAAGAAAAGCGGCGGGCGAAAGCCCTTCCTCCCGGGATAAGCAAGACCGAGGCGCGCCTGCTGGACTCGGTCCGGAAATTCAATCCGGCGCAGGAACGGCGCGAGGCCATGCTGGAAAGGCAACTGCGCAAGATGCGCGAGGGGGCCCGCGTCGGCGTCGATGACGACGGGGGAGGGGGCGGAGGGTTCGGCGGAGGCCGCGCTGCCGCGATTGCGGCGCTCGCGGCAGCGGGAACGGCCGTCGCCTCGGGAGCCGCGCGAGCCGCGTTCGACCTGGGTTCGGCTGCCGTGGATGCGGCGGCATTTCGGGAGGACACCACGCGGGCGCTCGCCATTCTGCGCAGGTCCAAGGGGGACGCGGATCAGGTCCTCATGACTGCCATCCGCACGGCTGACTTCATCGGCCAAGGGCGGCGGGATACGCTGGCACAATTTACGGGATTGCTCGGGCATTTCAAGGATGCTGGGCTCGTGGATCGGATCGTTCGATCGATCGCTGATCTCGGCACGGTCAATCCCGAGGCGAACGTGGATTCCATCGTTCGTGCGATGGGCAAGATCCAGGCGCAAGGCTACCTCCAAGGGGATGAGCTCAACATGCTCACGGAAGCGGGGCTTGCGGCGGACAAGGTGTACGGGAAGCTCGCTGAAAGGCTTGGAAAGAGCACCGACGAGGTTCGCCGAATGCAAGGCGCCGGGCAACTCAAGGCTGCGGACGTCATCGAGGCAATCCTCGCCGCGATCAACGAGCTCTCGGGCGGCCGAGCGGCCGGCCTCGCGGCGCGCGCGAAGTCGCTGGAAGACATCACCGGGATCCTCGGGCGCCTCCACGCGATGCCTGGAAACCTGATGATGGACCTCGACGTCACGCCCGGCATGCGTTCCTTCAAGAGCTTCATGGGAGGCATTCTCGACACTCTGGATCCATCGGGACCGCAATGGGGGCGAATCACGGGGGTCCTCGGGAAGGTCCTCAATAACACGTTCGGCGGGATCTTCGCGGATCAGGATCCAGGGAAGTTCATCGATCGCCTCGTGACGAAGATGGAACAGGCGGAACCGATCATCTCGGCCGCTGTTTCGGGGTTTCGGACGGGGTTGGGGGGCGTACTCGGGATCTTCGAGAAGCTCGATGCAATGAATGCAGGGCCTTTCGGTGAGCTCTCCAAGCTCCTCGGGCTTGACGATGTCCCTTGGATCGAACGCGTGGCGAAGGGCGTGGGATTGATCGCTGGCGTCGCTGGCGTCGCGGTCGGGCTCGTTGGGATGCTCGCGGCGAAGTGGGCGTCGTTCGTCGGGTCGGTCTACGCGGGGATCCTGGCATCGTACGGCTATGTTGTGCACTTCGCTGAGCAGGTCGGGGGATTGCTCTCCGGCGAGGGCCTCGCGGAAGCCGGGCGCTCGGCGGGGACCGCGATCGTCGATGGCCTGGTCGGTGGGATTCGTTCAGGCGCGCTCGCGGTCGCTACCGCGGTGAAAGCCATGGCGGGTGGGGCGATCACAACGGCCGAGAAGACGTTCGGCGTCGCGAGTCCCTCGCGCGTCTTCCTGGGGATCGGCCACAACGTGGCGAGCGGGGCCGAGCTGGGCATCACCGGAGGCGCGGGGCGCGTGATCCGCGCGGCGGAGACCATGGCCCTCGCGGCGACGCGGGCGGCAAACGACAACGTTGTCACGCCCAAGGCCGCCGGGCTCGGGGGATCGGGGGGCGCCTCGAGCGCGGGCGGTCGGCCGGTTGGCCAAGCGGCCCAGTTCGGCGGCGAGCGCGTGGTGATGAACTTCGCGCCCGGCTCGATCCAGATCGTCATCCAGGGCAGCGCAACGGAGCGCGACGGGGAAGCCGTCGCCCGCGGACTCTGGGCCGAGCTGCAACGCATCGCGGAAGAAGGGGCCTGA
- a CDS encoding phage tail protein, with the protein MADEFRELQRGNIPDGGQWTDAEWLRGPNAQAFLALLGETKDATLDELRAAIKARWPGLGPPDALRWQGQGFDVERFEGETDEAYLARLEKAWETHQRAGTAGAIEESLRAFGIPDVLVIEDWQGRFAEGSWYSRFWVVLGPDFGTLGIEPLRMPFLLGGSMLGSSATVAQVRAIKRQIFKWKDAHGYPIHVILRFRDAPILGLGLELGFKLGGSEGSGFACWPIGAGNMLGAMSMPFRLGGGYDIDGGGHGL; encoded by the coding sequence ATGGCCGACGAGTTTCGCGAGCTACAGCGCGGCAACATCCCTGACGGAGGGCAATGGACCGACGCGGAATGGCTCCGCGGCCCGAACGCGCAAGCCTTTCTCGCTCTGCTCGGCGAGACGAAGGACGCCACGCTCGACGAGCTCCGGGCGGCGATCAAAGCGCGCTGGCCGGGGCTCGGGCCGCCCGATGCGCTGCGGTGGCAGGGGCAGGGCTTCGACGTCGAACGCTTCGAGGGGGAGACGGACGAAGCCTATCTCGCACGGCTGGAAAAGGCGTGGGAGACGCACCAACGGGCGGGAACGGCGGGAGCGATAGAGGAAAGCCTGCGGGCCTTCGGGATCCCGGATGTCCTGGTGATCGAGGACTGGCAAGGGCGCTTCGCTGAGGGGTCCTGGTATTCGCGGTTTTGGGTCGTCCTCGGCCCGGATTTCGGGACGCTCGGGATCGAGCCGCTGCGAATGCCCTTCCTTCTGGGGGGGTCAATGCTCGGGAGCTCGGCGACCGTGGCACAAGTGCGGGCCATCAAGCGGCAAATCTTCAAGTGGAAGGACGCGCACGGCTACCCCATCCACGTGATCCTTCGCTTTCGGGACGCTCCGATCCTCGGCCTCGGGCTCGAGCTCGGTTTCAAGCTCGGCGGCTCCGAAGGGAGCGGCTTCGCATGCTGGCCGATCGGCGCGGGGAACATGCTTGGCGCAATGTCGATGCCCTTCCGGCTCGGCGGCGGTTACGACATCGATGGAGGCGGTCATGGCTTATGA
- a CDS encoding recombinase family protein produces MKLTGLRCALYARRSKEEHQAASIEVQTGEGARYIAEQGGELAPEHVFVDADHGRAEFKKRPGLISMLNAAARRAFDVVVVRDESRLGGDTNRTSLFIQDLLDAGVRLFYYFTDEEVMIEGAIDKFMINVRNFASELEREKISQRTHEHLMTKARKGLNVGGRVYGYDNVEVKDGDRRVRVEYRVNEAEAAIVREIFDRYAGGEGLRTLAKDLNARHVRPPRAGKRGTGSWSYSSIYAMVRRDRYRGVVVWGKKEKTYKGGTKVRVDRTKDAWVTVEVPELRIVSEEVWLAVQTRNEEQARTMGTKARGPRARYLLSGIGRCAECGGPMRSDHGKVSYETVLMYSCSWHRDRGPAVCGNGLRRPIATIDAAVIRWIKTHVLREEVILHALKMLRERLAERAKTTPREAPELEAEARKLRVEIERLGEAIVATSDAPTTLVRMMAEREKRLSAVETRLSAIRTAPSVLDLEVRRMEKEARARIEGFEELISRNPEKVRSALERLMTEPFRFVPVETPEGKRYNIEGEIALDALFVTEAPDSGAVPFASPAGFEPA; encoded by the coding sequence ATGAAGCTCACCGGCCTACGTTGCGCCCTCTACGCCCGGCGCAGCAAAGAAGAGCACCAAGCCGCATCGATCGAGGTCCAAACAGGGGAGGGCGCGCGCTACATCGCCGAACAAGGCGGCGAGCTCGCTCCCGAGCACGTCTTCGTCGATGCCGATCACGGGCGCGCCGAGTTCAAGAAGCGGCCCGGCCTGATCTCGATGCTGAATGCCGCTGCGCGCCGCGCGTTCGATGTCGTCGTGGTGCGCGACGAGTCGCGGCTCGGCGGCGACACGAACCGGACGTCCTTGTTCATCCAGGACCTCCTCGATGCCGGGGTTCGGCTCTTCTACTACTTCACCGACGAGGAGGTGATGATCGAGGGCGCCATTGACAAGTTCATGATCAACGTCCGGAACTTCGCCTCCGAGCTCGAACGGGAGAAGATCAGCCAAAGGACGCACGAGCACCTGATGACGAAGGCGCGTAAAGGGCTCAACGTGGGAGGACGCGTCTACGGATACGATAACGTCGAGGTGAAAGACGGCGATCGGCGCGTCCGCGTCGAGTACCGCGTCAATGAGGCGGAAGCCGCGATCGTGCGTGAAATCTTCGACCGGTACGCGGGCGGCGAAGGGCTACGGACGCTCGCCAAGGACCTCAACGCTCGTCATGTTCGTCCGCCGCGCGCTGGCAAGAGGGGGACCGGCTCGTGGTCCTACTCGTCGATCTACGCGATGGTCCGGCGGGATCGATACCGCGGCGTCGTCGTCTGGGGGAAGAAGGAGAAGACGTACAAGGGCGGGACGAAGGTCCGGGTGGACCGGACGAAGGACGCCTGGGTGACGGTCGAGGTGCCCGAACTGCGGATCGTCTCCGAGGAGGTCTGGCTGGCTGTCCAAACCCGCAACGAGGAGCAGGCGCGCACGATGGGGACGAAGGCCCGCGGGCCACGGGCGCGTTACCTGCTCTCGGGGATCGGGAGGTGCGCGGAGTGCGGGGGCCCGATGCGGTCAGACCATGGCAAAGTAAGTTACGAAACGGTCCTCATGTATAGCTGCTCGTGGCATCGAGACCGAGGGCCGGCCGTGTGTGGGAACGGGCTCCGGCGGCCGATCGCGACGATCGACGCGGCAGTCATCCGCTGGATCAAGACGCACGTCCTCCGGGAGGAGGTCATCCTCCACGCGCTCAAGATGCTGCGCGAGCGTCTCGCCGAGCGGGCGAAGACGACACCACGCGAGGCGCCCGAGCTCGAGGCGGAGGCGCGGAAGCTCCGGGTGGAGATCGAGCGGCTCGGGGAGGCGATCGTCGCGACCTCGGACGCCCCGACCACGCTCGTCCGCATGATGGCGGAGCGAGAGAAGCGGCTTTCAGCCGTCGAGACCAGGCTCTCGGCCATCCGGACGGCGCCGTCGGTGCTGGATCTGGAAGTCCGGCGGATGGAGAAGGAAGCGCGCGCCCGGATCGAGGGGTTCGAGGAGCTGATCTCGCGCAACCCGGAGAAGGTGCGCTCGGCCCTCGAACGGCTGATGACGGAGCCCTTTCGCTTCGTGCCCGTCGAGACCCCAGAAGGGAAGCGGTACAACATCGAGGGCGAGATCGCCCTCGATGCCCTGTTTGTGACCGAGGCCCCAGACTCTGGTGCAGTACCGTTTGCGTCCCCAGCGGGATTCGAACCCGCGTAA